Proteins from one Clupea harengus chromosome 17, Ch_v2.0.2, whole genome shotgun sequence genomic window:
- the LOC116224480 gene encoding interleukin-8-like — MRCTLVIVIMGALLVAVIGQRGRYRRPTRVRTECCTSVNRAVIPNIKAAKIQNALPPCVEAMVFTTEDGKEYCTDPKAAWVPAILRGLNMTQ; from the exons ATGAGGTGTACTTTGGTGATTGTCATCATGGGGGCTCTGCTTGTGGCTGTCATAGGACAGCGGGGTCGCT ACCGCAGGCCAACCAGGGTGAGGACCGAGTGCTGTACGAGCGTCAACCGTGCCGTCATCCCCAACATCAAGGCAGCCAAGATCCAGAATGCCCTGCCTCCGTGTGTGGAGGCCATGGT TTTTACCACTGAGGACGGGAAAGAGTACTGCACCGATCCAAAGGCAGCCTGGGTACCTGCAATTCTGAgag GTTTGAACATGACCCAATGA